In the genome of Daucus carota subsp. sativus chromosome 9, DH1 v3.0, whole genome shotgun sequence, the window aagtttttcataggtcccaccactttatccacttttcatctaagtttactcattttttatacattgtcttggtctccgtgtccccctccaatgtaaacaattgaaggggacggagggagtactcacAATTACACACACCATTACTGTTGCAGATACTGCCACAAAATAAGCACACACTTCTagagaaagaaaaaataaaatacactcAATAAACAAAAgactaagtgggtgtttgggccAGGTTAAAAACCCCGCTTCTGGAGTTttaagttagaaacacttattcgtatcgattgtgtaaaaagtcgagaagcacttataagaaGTTAGGAGtcttagcttttgtttcataatttctacttttttctcaaacactttaaatcacttataaatttgaactaattctaatttctacttcactttttctagtttaagtaagaagcatttattttaagatcacacaaacggcccctaaatccTTTTTTATAACCCTGCCCTGCGAGAGAAGGAATCAGAGTATTAGTAATCCTACTAGTAGTATAGGATACAGGCTTAGCTAGGGAAAAATAGTCACAGGACTGATGAATGAGAGAGATGGTCTGGGAGAGAGAGTTTGTATGTGTGATACTCCCATACTCCAACACACACTTGCTACTCTCAACTGGCCTCGGGAGGCTTATTTTTCTTACTAATTCCAATTTTAGAAAGGTTTTGATTTTCACCTCTGGGGTATATTTCTATCTGATACCGTGAATTAATCATGTAGTTTAGACTTGAATCTTTTGATACGAAACAAACTTAGACTGCCTACCTCAACTTTATCGTTACATAGGTCGGTTAAATTAGATCGGTAAGATATTacgtaaaatttatttaatcaggAACTCATTTTGGTCActaatatgatattattattttaagttattataaataaaatatattatttttatataataattgaaGACGTGACATTTGTTATATATCTGTAATGGTTCAACAAATACAATCATTCATTAGAGTTTGACTAAAATTATGGAGTTGATTCATTGtaatttgactaaaattatgGAGTTGATAATAGCAGAATATGAATCGTGTGATATTTTTAtgagaatatttattttttattctaatatatCAACGCGCTTTTTAATTAGTGGTTCTCATAATTAATTCTAACAGTATCAGGTTAGTTATATATAATGTCTTAAATTATAGTTTAAGAAATATATCATAAGAATCTAGTCATTTTGGAAacaataatattgtttttggtTAGTATTAATAAACttggaaaaaatgaaattaaataaaataggaatatacataattatttattaattttattacctTTTCAATTTCATTTACTACACTCTATAGTAGAAATAACACCCCAAATTTGAGAAAGGATGTTTcacaatttgtttttaaatcttATCATATGAATTTTGCACTTGTATCGTTTTTTTCTTCGTAACTTTCTTTCTACATCCATAACATTCATTTATCTTTAAACCTTCACTCCACTCCATTCCTCCCAACCAAATACAATATAAGGATTCAATTTTTATTCCTCGTAACGAGTTAATGACTAACTCATttcttatttgtattttaatgattaagCATTTTATCCATTATCTTCTTGTTAATATAGTTTGAATTTagtactataataataataataaatgcgTTATTGTTGGTTTTCGAGGCATAAAACACAATGGAAACAATATTTAAAAcgtgaaaaattcaaaattttcgaAATCCGCCGCAGGATTCATGcaaaaaacaatatttaatttgtaGTTCAGATATTTATCTTGAGAAGCTTTTACGAATTGGATGTCTGGTGGTGATCCTAACTTTAATCAATCACCATGTATCCCGCTACGGACAATCTACACTCCAAAAGTATCCACCCGAAAGCTCAAATCAAGGAGACAGTGTACTAGCACCAAAACAAACCATTCTTTAGCTCTCTCACATACATATGAATATTAGGGTTAATAATCAATTGAGTTATCACAGCGGGTTCAATATATCAAGTGGGTCACCGAATGGAAAACGGTCTCAATTCGGTCACTCAAGTCAGCTACAGCTACAGAGATCtctatatataaattcaagGAGTAAAATGCTTatacattattcttgaatgttaccagTTGTATAAGATTATGACTTATAGTATTTATGACAGTAtaattagattttatcaagtttatttagtatttattcattattatatagttattttctttattttaattaaaaactagtaaataaacttgaaaaaaatctaaatatattatcataaatagtagAAGCACCTTGTATTTAACATTAAAgaataactagttgagaaactgTGCGCTGCGGTAGGcctataataattatattaataatttaatattaatatttgtagaataaaataattttgcgactgtctataaaaagtataataatatttcaaaattaatatttgtaggataaaataaattttatattaataaaatcttgatgtaataccaatactaatatataaaattgcaaattggactataattcatggtgaaaaaatgaaaataaatttatacacgtaattaacaatttaaagtatgacGAATGTTaactttatttgtgtttttttttaaacattgtcaccttcctccagttttttaggattaattgtgcataaaaacatttaacttaaatcTATAAGATAGCGGtttataactacccttacttgtgACAACCTTTatacggagcaaacagataatgcatgaataatttttccTATATGCAAAGTAAAtcgtataaaaattaaaaacaacaaacatgtccgatgaacaaaataaatattataaaagaataaccgacaaacatacatcactaatagttaatttattgatatcatccatcaatatcatgtcaagaatatatttttttcctgtgtttggatttgtcgactccaacatagcggtctataactacttttgcttgcaacaatctttatattttttaataatgtataaacagccttcacttatcattGCAGACGAACGCTACCACCGAGTTTGAAATCGAGTAAGGGAACTATCTCTAGAGAgtggtagggttgtggtattgagagagaggaggttatgtttagatgatccaaaaccctacaatgtATAGGGGTATTAATAGGTGTAGAGAGACATGTGTGCTACTCTTTaaagctattatattccataaataatttgaaacaaaatcagattctgaaacaaaatcagattctgaaacttgcttctaatagaCCCGAAACTAataaaggtagttctaatttttgatatttttcatccaaaaattccagaaaattagaaaaataaaacggagcgatgtgagagtcGCCACCTACACagccctcgcttctcctttatataagtatattgatgattgatgtataaattctataaataatattttttttgaactcAAATTTAGAGATACCTGTAACTAATTTGTAACTAATCTAAGTGACCGATTTAAGGGGCCGCTTggttgagtttaaaataagtgcttcttgattaaagtaaaaaaatgaactaaaagttaaaagtaaattaagacttacaagtgaacaaaagctagtatttctaactttttataagtactttttgactttttatataAACAATACGAAATAAGtgattataacttataaatccagaaaCCGGCTTTTAAGCCGTTGCGAAACACCACCTAAGACTGTTTTGAATTCGATGACAACTTATCATATGGAGCTTACTTTGCTGACTCATTAGTATTAATGAATACGAATCACCGCAAGAATGGtcatgaaatataaataaactaatTTGAATACGAATTTCGTCATGACCAAACAAACCCGATTAGCATGTCAGAGTTGCTCTCACCGTAAAATATGAAATTCCCCGGTAGCTTTGGACTGGATTACTCCTACAAACTTACAAGCTTTTGGAAGAAAGTGAAGCACGTATGAAGTAGCGCCTCACGTGAGGGAGTTTGTAAAGAAAAGGACAGTGACATCGGGAGTCTAAAATGCCTAAACGAGGACTACGGGGTCAGAAACGCAATTATGAAAACAGAGGAAGAGTAGACGTTTTGTGTAATTTAAAAACCTACCGTACTCCTACGCTATCTTCTTCCCCTCTCTGCTCCAAATAAATTCGtaatctctcctctctctccctctctcttatttttctcgTCGTTCATCATCTCTCTCGTTCTTTCATATTTTTGTGCAACCCCTCGTATAAATATATTGAGTGAGAGAGAAATAATAGAAACAGACTTTGAGTGCAAGAAAAAGCAAGAGAATGCAGAGGCATAAAGCTACAGTTAGCAACAACTCTGATATGTATTGCCACCCTTCTTTCTATCTCAGGTAATTATGGGCAtctttttaactattttttGTACATTTTTAAGGACTTGCATGCTTATGTGTAGTTGATTTTAGTGGGAGAAATGAGACTACGCGTTTTGCGGATCTTGGTGAGCTTGATGAATCAACTGCCTTTCATCAGGAGGATGCTGTTGTTTTAAGTCCAAgtatgctctctctctctctcttgttGCATCTCTCTCACATCTCTCTCCCACTCTCCCTGATATCTCTGTCTCTTTCTCTCCCCCTTGACCAGTGttgcatctctctctctctctctctctctctctctctctctctctctctctctccccctctccctccctctccctctccctctctcggtCTCTCTGAACTAGTGTTACATTTCAGGCCCCGTGTATTATGAACTAAAGCAACCAAATGTGACTATTCTCTCCAACAACAACTTGCACTTTGGGGGACACACCACGGTAAAATCTCCCACCTAACTAACCACTCTCTCTATTTCCAAAAAAATGTGCACattagtatatatttaaatctaCTAGCCACTAGGTGTTCATAATTGTGATTAAAAAATTTCCTGGGGAAAATAGAATTATAGTTCAACAGAGATGGTGGGATCAAGAGGGGTAGTAGATACAGGGCAGCAGATGATGATGCACAAGGAGGCAGCAACAATGGTGGGATTGGGAGGTGGAAATGCATTGGGAAATGGGCATTTTGAGAACTGGGGAGACTCTGGACTTGCAGATAATAGCCAACAGACTGACACGTCTACAGATGTTGACACTGATGACAAAAACCAGGTCCCTTCCCCTGTTTTCTTTACCTCTCGTCTTAATGTTTTTTGTCATGTCCTTTTCTTGCTAACCAAATTTTATACTGTTTTCTGgttcatatttgttttgttcttccTTTGGCCTCTGCATGTGTTAATTAGGCTCCTTGATTACATTTAAAGGATCTGGTCCTCCTTATCCGTAATTTGTTAGTGATTTTTCTCGTCCAACATTTTTCCGCTGGATGCTAACCAACTAGTCCAGCTGCCACATTTAAACCgagttcatattttaattttgtaggaTAGTTATGAAGAactatttatttgttttatatatggCTTAATAATCCCGTGACAATCATCTTATTATTAGTTAATGCTATGTTAGGTTGTTAATTAATCATGTTAGAGTTTCTATAAGTTTATCTAGTTCATTTATGAAAATACTTGGGAGTTGGGAGGTGATGAGAAACAGATCATAGCCTCATAGGATTATTGTACCATATATTCAGACCTTATTTTATTCTACTGGTCGAAATGTCAGTCAATTTAAAATTCATCTTTGATTAATAATGCATAGGAGAGATGAAGATTAAATGGGTGCTCAGACCTAGAATTCATCATTGGGTTGGGTGCAATTTTAACATATCTAAATGTtactgaattttaaaaaaattatccagTTTCTTCTTGAGAGCCATGTATAACTTGtccatgaaaaatatatataaatgttcaGAGATTGTAATTCTTGCAAACAAACTTGGCCTAAGCTGCTtgttgaaaaagaaaaacaatgcCATTAATTACTTTGTTATCGGTTTGTCCAAATGTGACGAGTCATACACTTGTATACTATAGTCAGTTCTTCATTTTATCATCACTGCGTTCAGCAATTTTCAACCAAGGATTTTACATTGCCTTTGGTGACTAATTTGAGGCAACTTTGATGTGTTACCCAATTGCACTAATATTTTTTGCTTACCTAATTATCTTTTCTATTTACACGTAGCAACAAGGCTTGCATGACTAAATATATATCAACTTAAATGCTATGTTTTAtgtttattaaatattgatactAAATCCAAGTTTCTTTTATTTTGCCTATCAATAGTATAGTGTTGTTAGTCAGAAACTGTAACAATGGTTTATACACTGTATTCAGTATATCAGAGTTCCAAGTGGAGCGGTGACAGTTGTGGATTCAGTTGATCAATCAAGCGCAAGACCTGGGGACCAAAAGGTGTTTGATATATTTCTAATTCTTTCATGGTCCTAATTCAGATCAATTGCTATTCAGCTGTATAATTTCATTTCGGTGCTCTTCCAGACCCTTCGCCGGTTGGCTCAGAACCGAGAAGCTGCTAGAAAGAGTAGATTGAGGAAAAAGGTGAATCTTCATATTGGTATTTGGCAGCATGTCTTAACAGTTAAAATACTGTACTTTGGAGAGAGCCTGTTTTAAATTGATGTTTAGATTTTTACTTGGTTTGGACCTTAATTGATCAAATGCATTCAACATAAAAACCTTCCATATACATAGTGCACGATAACTGAAGCTCAATTTAAAAGCTTGTGCATTTGTCTAGGCATATGTCCAGCAATTGGAGACCAGTCGCCTAAGGCTAACGCAATTGGAGGATGAACTTAAACGAGCACGTCAGCAGGTCCTATTCCTTTGTTAATTAAATGTTTATATGAATGACATCTTCCTTGACTGGTTTTTTTTCCAAGGCCATCAGATATGGCATGCTTTGCTGTTATCGGTTATGCCCAGTTTTGAACAACTGTGAATCAGTATGTTACATTGAGTTTTACTGCAATCTTACTCTTTTATTCTTCTGTAGGGATTATATATGTCTGCTGGAATTTGCGGAGATCAAACTCATCCGACTGGTTTAAATGGTATGCTTGTTTTTCCATTCAATGTGATTTTAGAATTGCAACTATAACCGGTATGAACATTTGGTTCTGTGTATGTTTTTTAAGTTGATACTTGTACCGCTGGTTAAGTTGACACCTGTACCACTGGTCATATAACCTTTTCAAGCATCTATATAGTAAAATTTAAGCCACAGCATTACGATCCGTTCATATGCACttggaaaaatataaatatttgacgAACGCAAAGCAAAACAAAAGGGCCTCCTAAAATACATCTACATCTACACCATTGTCAACTTAAAATGTATGTTGCTAGTAATCAGGAAAAATATaatccataatttttatttggtcACTGATTTAATCTGCTATATTCAGATGTGCGCTCTAGTATTTAGGTAATGCAGACATAAgcatatgtaaaaatatcatttatacaCTAGATCCCCGTTGTACAATAAAAAATacttttgataatttaaatatgCTGGTGGTCTCCCAGTCAATGTCCTAAAACTTTGAGCAATGGTTTTTGGTGATCATGACGCGGACCACTCTGATCTTCGCATTTTGTGGTATGATTATTATTTGCAGTTGCCATGGCATTTGACATGGACTATGCCCGCTGGTTAGAAGAACATCAGCGACTGGTCAATGAATTGAGATCAGTAATGAATTCTCATTTAGGGGATGCTGAACTGCGTGTTCTTGTAGATGGGATAATGTCACATTATGATGAAATATTTAGGCTAAAGGGTGtagctgcaaagtctgatgtgtTTCACATGCTCTCTGGTATGTGGAAGACTCCAGCTGAACGGTGTTTTATGTGGTTAGGTGGATTTCGCTCATCAGAGCTTCTGAAGGTGATCAATTAACTATAAACTTGTACATATTGCTACGTGAATAGGATCGACTCAATTTTCTGTTCATCAAGATTTTTAAATCATCACTCGTACTTCAGATTCTAGGCAACCAACTTGAACCTCTGACAGATCAACAGTTGATGGGCATATGCAACCTCCAGCAATCCTCTCAGCAGGCCGAGGATGCCTTGTCACAAGGAATGGAAGCTCTGCAGCAATCCCTTGTGGAGACGCTCTCTTCAAATTCACTGGGGCCTACTGGTTCTGGGAATGTGGCTGATTATATGGGCCACATGGCGATTGCGATGGGCAAACTTTCTACGCTAGAGAATTTCCTTTATCAGGTGGTGTGTCCAACTGTATATATCAACCTGTGCACCTGATAATTCTTCTGATTCTAAACTATATGTTTCTTGTATCAGGCGGACCTTCTGAGGCAGCAAACTTTGCAACAATTGCATAGAATTTTAACAACTCGCCAAGCAGCTCGTGCGCTGCTTGTTATCAGCGATTACATGTCACGTCTCCGAGCCCTGAGTTCCTTGTGGTTAGCACGTCCAAAGAACTAAGCTTAATCCTCCACATGGCGATTCAGGTGAAACTCAGTATAGAGATAATGCCTGGACCATATTCGTGTTTTTCCTTGTAGTTGTAGTGTGTGAATGGGCTTAGGCAATGCCTGCAGAATAGGTGAGGGAAATCCTGTTCAGCAGCAACTAACTAATGGTAGTATGACTTCATATTGTAAATTATGCTCCCGAGGGCTTGTCTTGTGTTCCTTCCCAAATCTGGCGATATCTCTTCTGACATATCTTTATAATGGATCATTCGCAAAGCTTGTTCTATTAAACACAAGATCTCAACTTTCGTCACTAAACTACAACCTCATCAGCTACACAACTCATCAAGTGCACAACCTCCGTCAATCTATCAGGGTTTCATGAGCTAGGTTTTAGCTTTCACACTAGATTACAACACTCAAACGATGCTGTAAGAAAATGAATCCTCTTCTTCTGTTTTGTTATGTTGCGAAACTTTAATAAAACAATCGATATTTTAACATCTTTATATGACTGACTAAAAAAATTTTCAATGCTACAAAAATTATCATTTAAATAAACAGACAGATAAACACGCACCAGTAGCTCAAGATAAAATAAGATTCTATAGCTATCCGGGTTGCCCAGCCAAGAAACGGGTCAAATTGACACGATACCCATACCTGAGAAAGATCAACACATCATCACAGCCTCGTGTCAATTATAATTTCATCATTTTCTTGTTCTTCTAACACTCACATATGTGCATATTCCTGTGCAATTTTTGTGTTGCAATGAATTAAGAAATTTAAATTGGATTTATCTTAAAAGAAATtggaaattgaaatcaatacagattcaaaatatattagaaattagagcatatcaaaaatattatcaataaattaaagatttctttttagaatataatcgataaaatgataaaatatttttaaaattaatcaaaaatttattagaaatttcaaataaatcaaaattatttaaaata includes:
- the LOC108202623 gene encoding transcription factor TGA2.2; the encoded protein is MQRHKATVSNNSDMYCHPSFYLSGRNETTRFADLGELDESTAFHQEDAVVLSPSPVYYELKQPNVTILSNNNLHFGGHTTNYSSTEMVGSRGVVDTGQQMMMHKEAATMVGLGGGNALGNGHFENWGDSGLADNSQQTDTSTDVDTDDKNQYIRVPSGAVTVVDSVDQSSARPGDQKTLRRLAQNREAARKSRLRKKAYVQQLETSRLRLTQLEDELKRARQQGLYMSAGICGDQTHPTGLNVAMAFDMDYARWLEEHQRLVNELRSVMNSHLGDAELRVLVDGIMSHYDEIFRLKGVAAKSDVFHMLSGMWKTPAERCFMWLGGFRSSELLKILGNQLEPLTDQQLMGICNLQQSSQQAEDALSQGMEALQQSLVETLSSNSLGPTGSGNVADYMGHMAIAMGKLSTLENFLYQADLLRQQTLQQLHRILTTRQAARALLVISDYMSRLRALSSLWLARPKN